A genomic region of uncultured Paludibaculum sp. contains the following coding sequences:
- a CDS encoding ATP-binding protein: protein MSTARHMIALLKSHIEGDDKEFLSVAMQAAAHEAKLGHGAIAEQLRDLIDEAKRRSAAVSNRPGQLIVLEPRGELASLLSVQTPTLRLADMALPSTLAERLQRVLVEQRQQKRLREHGLQPRRKLLFVGPPGSGKTMTASALAGELHLPLFTIMLEGLITKFMGETAAKLKLAFDAIRQSRGVYLFDEFDALGAHRTQSNDVGEIRRVLNSFLQLLEKDTSDSLIVAATNHPEMLDRALFRRFDDVIEYGLPDPDLAEEILRRKLTMFDTGVLDWACILPEAVDLSHAELARAAEESAKQAVLGGSQRITTDALLSALRERKAACR from the coding sequence ATGAGCACCGCCCGGCACATGATTGCGCTGCTAAAAAGCCACATTGAGGGTGACGACAAAGAGTTCTTGTCCGTTGCCATGCAGGCGGCTGCCCATGAAGCGAAACTTGGTCATGGCGCCATAGCTGAACAACTCCGGGATCTGATCGACGAAGCGAAACGCCGTTCGGCCGCCGTCTCGAACCGGCCTGGGCAACTCATCGTTCTCGAGCCCCGCGGCGAGCTTGCGAGTCTGCTGTCGGTTCAGACACCCACGCTGAGGCTTGCGGATATGGCATTACCCTCAACGCTCGCCGAGCGCTTGCAGCGCGTGTTGGTCGAGCAGCGGCAGCAGAAGCGCTTGCGCGAACACGGTCTTCAGCCTCGCCGGAAGCTTCTATTCGTAGGACCTCCGGGCTCGGGAAAGACGATGACGGCCTCGGCTCTCGCCGGCGAGCTTCATCTTCCCCTGTTCACCATCATGCTCGAAGGTTTGATTACGAAGTTCATGGGCGAGACGGCGGCAAAGCTGAAACTGGCCTTCGACGCGATCCGCCAGAGCCGCGGTGTTTACCTCTTCGATGAGTTTGATGCGCTCGGCGCGCATCGCACGCAATCGAATGACGTGGGCGAAATCCGCCGAGTCCTCAATTCGTTCCTGCAACTGCTGGAAAAGGACACCTCGGATAGCCTGATAGTGGCTGCGACCAATCATCCCGAAATGCTTGATCGCGCACTCTTCCGGCGCTTCGATGACGTGATTGAATACGGGCTTCCGGATCCTGACTTAGCCGAAGAAATCCTCAGACGCAAGCTAACGATGTTCGACACGGGAGTCCTGGACTGGGCGTGCATCCTGCCAGAAGCTGTGGACCTAAGCCATGCGGAATTGGCGCGGGCCGCCGAGGAGTCCGCCAAGCAGGCCGTGCTGGGCGGCTCCCAGCGCATTACCACCGATGCCCTTCTATCGGCGCTGCGCGAACGAAAGGCGGCCTGCCGCTAA
- a CDS encoding S8 family peptidase: protein MAQFPRDLPHLYLHGNGRPEPYTSKTPPPRYTLPQRERLPHADVLAAAVTEALAAAEVTRAERDPGLLTGTPGFYLDFEIPSGSETAAELLENRPKHIELVAVREGPEGALATVFVPDSVAEHFRDKIEEYRTQNTKPRKPKDPSTEPKPGRPKNEDLIARINTIRLAAVRSLYTDDPALFPTTGQAVWWEVWIRHGYIEAFETVATKLELPVEASRLTFPDREVRLVYGDVQALGRLYLNSNSIAEIRRAKDTPSLFISWSNVEQGAWAADLAERVVLPESRTVAVCVLDTGVTQAHPLLAPSLDVNDVHKYDPTWPDGDSYGHGTNMAGTALYGDLLPLLEGSGTVALTYCLESVKILPDQGENDPKLYGAITREAIARAEVAAPDRRRAVCLAVTSDIGTRRGRPSSWSAAIDQLTFGDDTTRRLVLISAGNIRDGLSADQYPARNETEPIENPAQAWNAVTVGAFTEKTTLADPGYAGWQAVAPAGELCPTSRTSLVWERQWPIKPDILMEGGNLAASGDQCDWPDDLGLLTTYHDPGTRHFDIFRDTSAATALAGNLAGRILAAMPERWPETIRALMVHSAEWTVPMRTQFDAAASEQQKLALLRKYGYGVPSYERAVLSAANDLTLIAEDSMQPFWKDAGVIKTRHMNLHAFPWPRTQLEELGETEVELRVTLSYYVEPNPGERGWLRRHRYPSHALRFAVKRALESVDEFRQRINAAAVAEEEELAPVPVGADDWYLGRIRNVGSIHSDYWRGTAVELAQRSAVGVYPIGGWWKENPNHKRYDRRVRYALIVSIRAVNGNIDIYTPVRTQIAVSPEITI, encoded by the coding sequence ATGGCCCAGTTCCCGCGCGACCTTCCGCACCTCTACTTGCACGGTAACGGACGGCCTGAACCCTACACCAGCAAAACTCCGCCGCCGCGTTACACACTGCCACAGCGGGAACGACTCCCACACGCGGACGTGCTGGCCGCGGCCGTCACCGAGGCGCTGGCGGCGGCCGAGGTAACCCGCGCCGAGCGTGACCCCGGCCTACTCACCGGTACGCCGGGTTTTTACCTTGATTTTGAGATTCCGTCTGGTTCGGAAACCGCCGCGGAACTGCTCGAAAACCGGCCCAAGCATATTGAACTGGTAGCCGTCCGGGAGGGGCCGGAGGGAGCTCTGGCAACGGTGTTCGTCCCGGATTCGGTCGCGGAGCACTTCCGCGACAAGATTGAGGAGTACCGGACCCAGAACACCAAGCCCCGTAAGCCCAAAGATCCGAGCACCGAGCCCAAGCCAGGGCGCCCGAAAAATGAAGACCTGATCGCTCGGATCAACACCATCCGGCTGGCGGCGGTCCGCTCCCTCTATACCGATGACCCGGCCTTGTTCCCAACGACTGGTCAGGCCGTTTGGTGGGAAGTATGGATTCGGCACGGCTACATCGAAGCGTTCGAGACGGTCGCCACCAAGTTGGAATTGCCGGTTGAGGCTAGTCGGCTCACGTTTCCAGATCGGGAAGTGCGGCTCGTCTATGGCGATGTCCAAGCACTCGGGCGTTTGTACCTCAACAGTAACTCCATTGCGGAGATCCGCCGCGCTAAAGATACACCGTCACTCTTTATTTCCTGGTCGAACGTTGAACAAGGTGCTTGGGCGGCGGACCTCGCCGAACGCGTCGTGCTGCCAGAAAGCCGCACTGTAGCCGTCTGTGTTCTCGATACCGGTGTTACGCAAGCCCATCCCCTGCTCGCGCCATCGTTGGACGTCAACGATGTCCACAAATACGACCCAACCTGGCCAGATGGCGACTCGTACGGCCATGGCACCAACATGGCGGGGACAGCACTCTACGGGGATCTTCTGCCGCTGCTAGAAGGGAGCGGCACTGTCGCATTGACTTACTGTCTGGAGTCGGTGAAGATCCTGCCGGATCAGGGAGAGAACGATCCGAAGCTGTACGGAGCAATCACACGCGAGGCGATCGCCCGCGCGGAGGTCGCTGCGCCGGACCGGCGTCGGGCGGTGTGCCTTGCAGTGACAAGCGATATTGGTACCAGGCGCGGGCGTCCGTCTTCTTGGTCTGCCGCCATTGATCAGCTCACTTTCGGAGACGATACGACCCGTCGCTTGGTCCTGATTTCGGCGGGGAACATCCGCGACGGTCTGTCTGCGGACCAATATCCGGCCCGCAATGAGACCGAACCGATCGAGAACCCAGCGCAGGCTTGGAATGCGGTTACGGTCGGCGCCTTCACCGAGAAGACCACCCTTGCCGATCCGGGCTATGCCGGATGGCAAGCGGTCGCTCCGGCCGGCGAACTCTGCCCGACCAGCCGCACGTCCCTAGTCTGGGAGCGCCAGTGGCCGATCAAGCCGGACATCCTGATGGAGGGCGGCAACTTGGCAGCGTCGGGAGACCAGTGCGATTGGCCGGACGATCTCGGCCTGCTCACGACTTATCACGATCCGGGCACGCGACACTTTGATATTTTCCGCGACACGAGTGCGGCTACCGCCCTGGCAGGAAACCTCGCCGGACGTATCCTAGCCGCTATGCCGGAACGCTGGCCCGAGACGATCCGTGCACTGATGGTCCATTCGGCCGAATGGACAGTCCCAATGCGGACGCAGTTCGATGCGGCGGCGTCGGAACAGCAAAAGCTCGCGTTGCTGCGGAAATACGGCTACGGGGTCCCGAGCTATGAACGGGCAGTTCTAAGCGCTGCGAACGATCTGACCCTGATTGCCGAAGACAGCATGCAGCCCTTCTGGAAGGACGCTGGCGTCATTAAGACGCGTCACATGAACCTGCATGCGTTCCCGTGGCCACGAACTCAACTCGAAGAGCTCGGTGAAACCGAGGTCGAACTGCGTGTGACGCTTTCCTATTACGTTGAGCCGAATCCGGGCGAACGGGGTTGGCTTCGCCGGCATCGTTATCCTTCGCATGCTCTCCGCTTCGCTGTGAAGCGGGCTCTTGAGTCGGTCGATGAATTTCGGCAACGCATCAATGCCGCGGCCGTGGCCGAAGAGGAGGAACTCGCTCCCGTGCCCGTCGGCGCAGACGACTGGTATCTGGGCCGCATCCGCAATGTTGGTTCGATCCATTCCGATTATTGGCGGGGCACGGCCGTAGAACTGGCTCAGCGCTCGGCGGTCGGTGTGTATCCCATCGGAGGCTGGTGGAAGGAGAACCCAAACCACAAACGATATGACCGGCGTGTGCGCTACGCGTTGATCGTCTCGATACGTGCGGTTAATGGCAACATCGACATCTACACGCCAGTGAGAACCCAGATCGCTGTTTCGCCCGAAATCACAATTTGA
- a CDS encoding HigA family addiction module antitoxin — protein MKTTTEATMKMHNPPHPGEVLKKLCLEPLGLNVTQTARSLGVSRKTLSGILNGRAGISPEMAVRLSIAFGTSAESWLNQQLQYDLWHAEKGRKGLHVTRLTAA, from the coding sequence ATGAAGACTACCACTGAGGCGACGATGAAGATGCACAATCCTCCACATCCTGGGGAGGTACTCAAGAAGCTATGCCTCGAACCATTGGGACTGAACGTAACTCAGACTGCGCGGTCGCTGGGCGTGAGCCGCAAGACTCTTTCCGGCATCCTCAACGGACGAGCCGGCATCAGCCCGGAAATGGCTGTCCGGCTATCCATCGCCTTTGGCACGAGTGCGGAGAGTTGGCTCAACCAGCAGCTCCAGTATGACCTCTGGCACGCCGAAAAAGGCAGGAAGGGACTCCACGTGACAAGGCTCACCGCCGCCTGA